The nucleotide window TGCGGCAGGTCTCCTCCCCCTCACCGGGCGACATCGTCATCCAGAACGGTGGCAGCCACGCCGCCATCTACGTGGGCAACGGTCAGCTCATCGGCGCGAACAACCCCCGCGTGGGCACGGTGCAGTACTCCCTGAACTCCCCGTACTGGTCCAACACCATGTACCTGAGCGCCAACTGACGCGTCAGCACTGAACAAACCTCGGCCGCAGGGCGCGATCCCATCAGGGATCGCGCCCTGCGGTTTTTTCTGTTCCCTGCCCCAGCGTCTATATTGAGCCTGTACAGGCAGAGCAGGACAGCTGTTGAACCCTGTGAGAGACGTGCCGAACCCCGCGACGCGGCGGCCCGGCTTCCCGAGCAGGGGTGAACGCACGGGAGCCCCGATATGCGCACACTGGTGCTCAATGCAGGCTACGAGCCTCTGAGCGTGGTCACGTCGCGTCGCGCCGCTGTATTGGTCATGCGCGGCAAGGCCAGCGTGCTGGCCGAGGACCGCATTCCCATCACGACGCCCACTCTGATGGTGCCCCGACCGGCGGTGATCCTGCTCCATCACTACGTGCGAGTGTCTCGCCACGCGCCCGCAGCCCCCTCGCGAAGGAGCATCCTGCGTCGCGACGGTCGCCTGTGCACCTACTGCTCGCGACCGGCCGCGACCGTGGACCATGTCATCCCTCGCGCCCGCGGCGGGGACTCCAGCTGGGAGAACCTGGTGGCCTGCTGCGGCGCCTGCAACGCACGCAAAGGAAGCAAGACTCTCGACGAGCTGGGCTGGACGCTCACCATCACTCCGCAGGCACCGCCGCACCACGTCTGGATGCCGGTGGAACTCGATGCGCCGCGCGATGTGTGGATGCCCTTCCTGAGTCATGCCCGCGCCTGTTGAACCCGTCCTGCAGGCGGTCCTGCTCGCGGGCGGCACCGGCAGTCGCCTGGGCGGCGAGGACAAGGCGCTGCTCATGCGCGGGGGCAGCACACTGCTGAGTCGGTGGTTGGAGGAACTGGAGTTGCGGAAGATCCGCACCGCCGTCGTCGGACCCGTGCATCTGCGAGCTCAGGTGCGCGAGGGAGTGGATCTGGTCCAGGAGGAACCGGCATTCTCCGGTCCGGCCGCGGGGATCCTGGCGGGAGCCCGCGCCCTGCAGCACAGCGGCCAGCTCGGGGAGGGCCCGAGTGCGACGCTGGTCCTGGCAGTGGACCTGGTCTCGCCCGGACCGGTGCTCGAGTGGCTCCTGGCCCAGCTGGGTGCGGCGACCGCCGCCGATGCTGTGCTTCCCAGGGACGAATCAGGGCGAGACCAGTATCTGTGTATGGCTGTGCCCACCGCCTGGCTGCAGTGGCGCGCGCAGGAGCTGGGCCCGGCGGGACTCGCGAACGCCCGGGCCCGCACACTGCTGGACGGGTTCGACGGCGTCGGAACGCTGGTGCGCCCGGTGATCCCGGCGGAGCTCGGCGCCGATATCGACACGGTGGAGGATGCCCTGCGGTGGGGGATCGACCTCCCAGGTGCGGCCGGGCGTTGATGCTGTGAGATTCTGGAACGAACCACGAACCGTCTGCGCATCGGCGAAGGAGCTGGCATGACAGAAGGCAGGATGACAGAAGAAGAGGACCACACCCGGGAGTCCATCGAGCTCTGGGTCAGAGAACTTGCCCACCACCTGGAGATCGACGGCGTGCAGATCGACGTCGACGCGATCCTGGCCCTGGCAGGGGAGGCGGCCCACACCGTGGTCCGCCCCGCGGCACCCGTGACGACCTACCTCGTCGGCTACGTCGCCGGGCTCGCCGAGGCCACCGGTCAGGCCGACTTCGCCACCGCTTCCCGAGCCGCCTCGAACGTCGCGTCCCAGCTTCTTCAGCGTCGGTCCGGAGCGGTGGGCTGAACGCGACGCAGATGGCTGTGGACCAGCGGAGGCTGAGACCGTCCCCTGTGCGGAGGCCTTCGGCAGGAAGACGCGCATGCTGAGCTTCAACGAGGCGCGGTCGCGCGCCGCCTCCGTAGACCCGCTGGCCGCGGTGACCGTGCCCCTGGAACAGGCCGCGGGACACATTCTCGCGGAGCCGGTCCACGCCGCCCAGGATGTGCCCCATGTGGCGACCTCGGCGATGGACGGCTGGGCGCTTGCGGCTCCTCTGCAGAACAACCAGGCGCCCGCCGGTTGGACGCTGCGGGCCGAGGCTGTGCACAGTCCGGTCCAGCAGCTCGCGCCGCTGGAACCCGGTGAGGCGGCCGAAGTGGTCACCGGCTCTCCCGTGCCGCAGGGGACCGTCTCGGTGCTGCGCAGCGAGCATGGAATCCTCGACGGACGACTCCTTCGCGCCGCCGCCGCGACTCCCGACACCGCGCCTCGTCGCAACATCCGGCCCGTCGGCACCGAATGTCCCGCGGGGACCCAGGTGCTCTCGGCCGGCACCCTGCTGACCCCGGCGCGCGCCGCCATCGCGGCCGTGGCCGGTCGCGATCGACTCGCAGTGGTCCCGCGTCCCAGGGTCCACCTGGTCCTCACCGGAGAAGAGGTCATCACCAGCGGCATCCCCTCCGGCGGCCAGGTGCGCGATGTCTTCGGACTCGCGCTGCCGGGGATGCTCACCGAGATAGGGGCCGCCTCCGTGGCCTCGACACGGCTCGGGGACGATCACGAGGCGCTGGCCCGCGAGCTTGCACAGCTGCTCGAGGCCGGCGCGACGGAGCTGATCATCACCAGCGGGGGCACCTCGCATTCCCGCGCTGACTCGCTGCGCCCGGCCCTGCGACGCCTGGGTGCCGAGCTGATCACGGATTCGGTGGACATGCGACCCGGTCATCCCACGGTGGTTGCCCGACTCCAGGGCTCCGCCGGGACCGTGCATCTGCTGGGTCTGCCCGGCAATCCGCTGGCAGGGTTCGCCGCGCTGGCAGCAGTGGGAACACCGCTGATCGGCGCGCTCAGGGGTGTTCCGGAGACCGAGCGGACGCGTACGCTGAGCCTCACGGCCGGTGCGCGGATCCACGGTGCTGACCACGGGGTGCGTCTGCTCCCCGTCCGGATCAGACCGGAGGGTGCGGTGCCGCTGGAGCACAGCAGCTCCCATATGATGCGGGGACTGGCCGACGCGGATGCGCTGGCCATCGTGACTCGCGGCGGCGCGGACCCGAGAGAGGTGCTTGAGGGTCTGGACGTGCCGGGACAGCGAAGGGGAGGACACTGATGGGTCGACTCACACAACGCCGACGGGTGACCACGATCCGAGCTGAGGGCAGCGTCACCAAGGTGGATCAGCTGGCGGTGGAAGAGCCCCTGGAGCTGCGCCTGGGCGGAGAATCCTTCACCGTGACCATGCGAACCCCCGGGCACGACTTCGAGCTCGCCGCAGGCTTTCTGGTGGCCGAAGGAATCATCTCCACACGGGAGGACCTGCGCAGCCTGCGCTACTGCGCCGGCACCGATGAGCTCGGAAATCAGACCTACAACGTGATCGACGCCGAGCTGGACACCCCAGTGCCCCTGGCCACCCGGCTGCAGGCCCGCAACGTGCTCACCACCTCGGCCTGTGGCATCTGCGGGACGACCTCCATCGACGCGGTGGAGAAGACCCTGCCCGCTCGGGGTCCCGCGCAGCTGCGCATCGACGCCGCGACCCTGCTGCGGCTGCCCGAGCTCATGCGCACCGAACAACAGGTGTTCCGCAAGACCGGCGGGGTCCACGCCGCGGCCCTCTTCGATGCTCAGGGCACGCTGCTGTGCCTGCGCGAGGACGTGGGACGTCACAACGCGGTGGACAAGGTGGTCGGCTGGGCGCTGACCCAGGAGCGGCTTCCGCTGAGCGGCACCGTCCTGCAGGTCTCCGGGCGGGCCTCCTTCGAACTCGTGCAGAAGGCAGCCCTTGCGGGCATCGAGATGCTCGCGGCGGTCGGGGCGCCGTCGTCGTTGGCAGCCGACCTCGCTGAGCGTTCGGCGCTCACACTTGCCGGGTTCTCCCGGGGCGGCTCGATCAACCTCTACACCCACCCTGAACGAGTCCACGTGGAACAGCTCGCCGAACAGAGGATCTGACGTCATGACCAAGAAGCGCAGGGACACCGTTCAGGACGGCTCCGTCCGGGGACGCCGCGTGGCGTTCAAGGACATCGACGAGGCGGACCTCGAGGTCCACGACCCCAAGCCCCATGCTGCCGGGATGAAGGCAGTGGAGGTCTCCTTCGCCCGCGGCCTCGCCCAGGGTGGCCTCTCGCGCACGGTGCGCTCGATGTACCGGGTCAACCAGTCCGGCGGCATGGACTGCCCCGGCTGCGCCTGGCCGGAGCCGACCGAGGGGCCGCGCAAACCGGTGGAGTTCTGCGAGAACGGGGCCAAGGCGATCGCCGAGGAATCCACCACAAGGATCGTGACCCCCGAGTGGTGGGCCGAGCATTCCATCGCGGAGCTCGAGACCAAGACCGAATACTGGCTGGGCCAGTCGGGCAGAATCACCCACCCCATGGCGATTCGCGCGGGGGAGACCCACTACCGGCCGATCAGCTGGTCCGAGGCCTTCGAGACCATCGGCGAGCATGTGCGCGCGACGACGCCGGAGCGCTGCATGTTCTACACCTCGGGCCGCACGGCCAATGAGACCGCCTTCCTCTATCAGCTCCTCGCGCGCTGCCTGGGGACCAACAACCTGCCCGACTGCTCCAACATGTGTCATGAGTCCTCCGGGACGGCGCTGAATCCCACGATCGGGATCGGCAAGGGGACCGTCTCGCTGCAGGACCTCGAGCACTCCGAGCTCATCTTCGTCGTCGGTCAGAACCCCGGCACGAACCATCCGCGCATGCTCGGCTCTCTCGCCCAGGCGCGGAAGAACGGGGGCAAGGTGGTGGCGGTCAACCCGCTGCCGGAGGCCGGGCTGATGCGGTTCAAGGACCCGCAGACCGTCAAGGGAATGGTGGGGGACGGGGACCGGATCAGCGATGAGTTCCTGCAGATCAAAGTGGGAGGAGACCAGGCGCTCTTCCAGGCGCTCGGGCACCTGCTGCTGCAGCGTGAGGCCGCCGATCCCGGTTCCGTGGTGGACCGCGAGTTCATCGAATCCCGGACCAAGGGGTACCAGGACTACGCGGCGGCCCGGAGCACCATCGACTGGGCCGAGATCGAGAAGGCCACGGGCCTGGCGCGCACCGAGATCGACCACATCGCCGATCTCATGGCGGCCTCGAAGGCCACCATCTTCTGCTGGGCCCTGGGCCTGACCCAGCAGCCGCATTCGGTGGACACGATCAAGGAGATCGTCAACCTCCTGCTGCTGCAGGGGAACTTCGGGAAGCCAGGCGCCGGCGCCTGCCCGGTGCGCGGACACTCCAACGTCCAGGGCGACCGGACGTTCGGCATCTGGGAGCGCCCCACCGAGCCCTTCCTCGCCAGGCTCGACGCCGAGTTCGGCATCGCGTCGCCGCGCGCGCACGGCTATGACTCCACCGACGGGATGTCCGCGATGCATGCAGGAGAGGTCGATGTCTTCGTCTCCATGGGCGGGAACCTCGCCGCGGCCAACTCCGACACCGCGGTGATGGAGGCTGGGTTGAAACGGACCGGGCTCACCGTGCACATCTCGACCAAACCCAATCGGTCCCATGTGGTGCATGGGGAGACCTCGATCATCCTGCCCACGCTGGGACGCTCGGATCGAGATGACAAGCATCCCGGCGGCCCCCAGTTCCTCTCGGTGGAGAACTCCATGTCAGTGGTCAGCTCCACCCGGGGACGGCTCGAACCGGTCTCCGATCACCTGCTCGCCGAGCCCGTCATCATCGCCCGCATGGCCCAAGCGATCTTCGGCCCGGACCACGTGGTCGACTGGCAGGCGATGGCTGAGGACTATGACGTGATCCGTGATCACGCCTCCCGGGTCGTGGAGGGCACCGAGGACTTCAATCGCCGGGTCCGCGACAAGCAGGGTTTCGTGCTGCCGAATCCACCGCGCGATCACCGTTCCTTCGCCACCGCCGATGGCAAGGCAGGGTTCACCGTGCGGGAGCTGGAGTATCTGGACCCGCCGGAGGGTCACCTGGTGCTGCAGACCATGCGCTCCCACGATCAGTACAACACCACCTTCTACGGCCTCGACGACAGGTATCGGGGGATCTCCGGAGGGCGCCGCGTCATCCTGATCCATCCTGAGGATCTGGCGGCGACCGGCTTCGCGGACCGGGATCTGGTGGACGTGGTCTCGGTGTTCCAGGGTGAGGAGCGCCGCGCTGAGCGGTTCCACCTCGTCGCCTATCCGACGGCGCGAGGCTGCGTCGCAGCCTATTACCCGGAGGCCAATGCGCTGACCCACCGGGGCCTGGTGGCCAGGGAATCGAACACCCCAGGATTCAAGGCGATGATGGTCAGATTCGAGGCCCGTGCCGAAGAAGCCGCGATACATGAGGACTCGTAGTGACCTCAGTGGATTATTAGCGTAGGCTGACGGAGTACTACATGGCTTCTGCAATTCTGCCGTTGACCCAGTAGACACCGCCTCTGGCCGGCCAGGCTGGTTGCGGAACATGCATCGTGAGATCGATGCGTAGCAAGAGCAAGTATATTAAGGAAACATCATGGCCACTGGCACAGTTAAATGGTTCAACGCTGAAAAGGGCTACGGCTTCATTGCCCCCGAAGACGGCTCAGACGATGTCTTCGTGCACTTCAGCGCGATCACCACTTCCGGCTTCCGTTCCCTCGAGGAGAACCAGAAGGTTGAGTTCGAGACCGCCCGCGGCCCCAAGGGTCTGCAGGCTGAGAACGTCAACCCGCTCTGAGCTTCTCTGAGTTCGCCGAGGATGGCTCTTTAGCCGTCTGACGCTGAGCATCTCGGGTTCGATGAACAGAACCTCAAAAGATCGACCCCCTGTCTCCGCTGATGCGAAGACAGGGGGTCGATCTGGTTAACGCTCCTTCCGGCCCGCCGGTGGCCGGTGGATTGAAGCTTTTCGCCGCACAGGTCTACGATTCAGCTTTGTGACTCAACCTGAGCCCGCGACCGCGCGGGTGTCGCTTCGCCGGATGACCCCGGTGCAGCTCATCTTCCTCGGCTTTCTCCTGGTGACAGGCCTCGGTACGGGCATCCTCATGCTCCCTGCGGCGACGGCCGCCGGCGAGGAGACCAGCTTCATCCACGCCCTCTTCACCGCCACCTCTGCGCTCTGCGTCACCGGCCTGACCGTGGTGGACACCGGGGCCCACTGGTCGGCGCTGGGCCAGGTGGTGATTCTGGTCCTCATCCAGCTGGGCGGGTTCGGGGTGATGACCTTCGCGACCGTGGTGGGCCTGATCGTGCTGGGCCGCCTCTCGCTGCGGTCCAAGCTGCTTGCCGCCGCGGAGGCCAAGAGTCTGGGGCTGGCGGACCTGCGCTCGCTCATCCTGGGCATCGTGAAGATCTCATTGATCGTCGAGCTTGTGCTGACGGTGATCCTGACCCTGCGCTTCTGGCTGAGCTATGAGATGACGTTCGGCGAAGCCCTCTGGCAGGGTCTCTTCCATGCGATATCAGCGTTCAACAACGCTGGGTTCTCGCTCTTCAACGACTCGCTGATGCAGTTCGTGGGGGACCCGGTCGTCTGCCTGTCGATGGCCGCCGCGATCATCCTCGGTGGTCTCGGCTTTCCGGTGATCCTGCAGCTGCGCCGTCGTTACCGCACCCCGAGGCTCTGGTCCATGCACACCCGGATCGTCCTCTGGGCCACCACCGTGCTGCTGGTGGGCGGCAC belongs to Nesterenkonia halotolerans and includes:
- a CDS encoding FdhF/YdeP family oxidoreductase, giving the protein MTKKRRDTVQDGSVRGRRVAFKDIDEADLEVHDPKPHAAGMKAVEVSFARGLAQGGLSRTVRSMYRVNQSGGMDCPGCAWPEPTEGPRKPVEFCENGAKAIAEESTTRIVTPEWWAEHSIAELETKTEYWLGQSGRITHPMAIRAGETHYRPISWSEAFETIGEHVRATTPERCMFYTSGRTANETAFLYQLLARCLGTNNLPDCSNMCHESSGTALNPTIGIGKGTVSLQDLEHSELIFVVGQNPGTNHPRMLGSLAQARKNGGKVVAVNPLPEAGLMRFKDPQTVKGMVGDGDRISDEFLQIKVGGDQALFQALGHLLLQREAADPGSVVDREFIESRTKGYQDYAAARSTIDWAEIEKATGLARTEIDHIADLMAASKATIFCWALGLTQQPHSVDTIKEIVNLLLLQGNFGKPGAGACPVRGHSNVQGDRTFGIWERPTEPFLARLDAEFGIASPRAHGYDSTDGMSAMHAGEVDVFVSMGGNLAAANSDTAVMEAGLKRTGLTVHISTKPNRSHVVHGETSIILPTLGRSDRDDKHPGGPQFLSVENSMSVVSSTRGRLEPVSDHLLAEPVIIARMAQAIFGPDHVVDWQAMAEDYDVIRDHASRVVEGTEDFNRRVRDKQGFVLPNPPRDHRSFATADGKAGFTVRELEYLDPPEGHLVLQTMRSHDQYNTTFYGLDDRYRGISGGRRVILIHPEDLAATGFADRDLVDVVSVFQGEERRAERFHLVAYPTARGCVAAYYPEANALTHRGLVARESNTPGFKAMMVRFEARAEEAAIHEDS
- a CDS encoding molybdopterin molybdotransferase MoeA, whose amino-acid sequence is MLSFNEARSRAASVDPLAAVTVPLEQAAGHILAEPVHAAQDVPHVATSAMDGWALAAPLQNNQAPAGWTLRAEAVHSPVQQLAPLEPGEAAEVVTGSPVPQGTVSVLRSEHGILDGRLLRAAAATPDTAPRRNIRPVGTECPAGTQVLSAGTLLTPARAAIAAVAGRDRLAVVPRPRVHLVLTGEEVITSGIPSGGQVRDVFGLALPGMLTEIGAASVASTRLGDDHEALARELAQLLEAGATELIITSGGTSHSRADSLRPALRRLGAELITDSVDMRPGHPTVVARLQGSAGTVHLLGLPGNPLAGFAALAAVGTPLIGALRGVPETERTRTLSLTAGARIHGADHGVRLLPVRIRPEGAVPLEHSSSHMMRGLADADALAIVTRGGADPREVLEGLDVPGQRRGGH
- a CDS encoding NTP transferase domain-containing protein, encoding MPAPVEPVLQAVLLAGGTGSRLGGEDKALLMRGGSTLLSRWLEELELRKIRTAVVGPVHLRAQVREGVDLVQEEPAFSGPAAGILAGARALQHSGQLGEGPSATLVLAVDLVSPGPVLEWLLAQLGAATAADAVLPRDESGRDQYLCMAVPTAWLQWRAQELGPAGLANARARTLLDGFDGVGTLVRPVIPAELGADIDTVEDALRWGIDLPGAAGR
- the fdhD gene encoding formate dehydrogenase accessory sulfurtransferase FdhD, which codes for MGRLTQRRRVTTIRAEGSVTKVDQLAVEEPLELRLGGESFTVTMRTPGHDFELAAGFLVAEGIISTREDLRSLRYCAGTDELGNQTYNVIDAELDTPVPLATRLQARNVLTTSACGICGTTSIDAVEKTLPARGPAQLRIDAATLLRLPELMRTEQQVFRKTGGVHAAALFDAQGTLLCLREDVGRHNAVDKVVGWALTQERLPLSGTVLQVSGRASFELVQKAALAGIEMLAAVGAPSSLAADLAERSALTLAGFSRGGSINLYTHPERVHVEQLAEQRI
- a CDS encoding cold-shock protein, whose protein sequence is MATGTVKWFNAEKGYGFIAPEDGSDDVFVHFSAITTSGFRSLEENQKVEFETARGPKGLQAENVNPL
- a CDS encoding TrkH family potassium uptake protein, whose amino-acid sequence is MTPVQLIFLGFLLVTGLGTGILMLPAATAAGEETSFIHALFTATSALCVTGLTVVDTGAHWSALGQVVILVLIQLGGFGVMTFATVVGLIVLGRLSLRSKLLAAAEAKSLGLADLRSLILGIVKISLIVELVLTVILTLRFWLSYEMTFGEALWQGLFHAISAFNNAGFSLFNDSLMQFVGDPVVCLSMAAAIILGGLGFPVILQLRRRYRTPRLWSMHTRIVLWATTVLLVGGTGFILALEWSNPATLGPLNWSEKLLASFFQSVQTRTAGFNSVDISAMEPTTWLGLDALMFIGGAPAGTAGGIKVTTFAVLLFILFAELRGGAAVNIFGKRLSRAVHRQAISVVLLATALIVLVTGALMHLTGLPLDQVLFETVSAFATVGLSTGITADLPAVGQALLVLLMFIGRVGPITFASALALRERRTMYELPKERPIIG
- a CDS encoding DUF6457 domain-containing protein; translated protein: MTEGRMTEEEDHTRESIELWVRELAHHLEIDGVQIDVDAILALAGEAAHTVVRPAAPVTTYLVGYVAGLAEATGQADFATASRAASNVASQLLQRRSGAVG
- a CDS encoding HNH endonuclease encodes the protein MRTLVLNAGYEPLSVVTSRRAAVLVMRGKASVLAEDRIPITTPTLMVPRPAVILLHHYVRVSRHAPAAPSRRSILRRDGRLCTYCSRPAATVDHVIPRARGGDSSWENLVACCGACNARKGSKTLDELGWTLTITPQAPPHHVWMPVELDAPRDVWMPFLSHARAC